The sequence CCGCATATCGCCGAGGTCGAGGACGACTTTGGGCATGCCGCGCTGGCGGCGGACGCGGCGCGGTTCAGGCGGGACCGACGGTAGGGCCTACTTGGCCGCGACAGTGGCCGGGGCCACGATGCCGTAACCCTTTGCCTTCTTGGGCAGGTCCGCCTGCAAAGCCACCGCGGCGTCGATGTCCTTCTGTCCCTCCGCCTGTTGGCCGAGGTGCTGCTTGGCCAAGCCCCGGCCATAGAGCGACCAGGCCATCTTGGGACTGATCGCCAGCGCCGCGTCATAGTCGGCGACGGCCTTGTCGAACTCACCCAGGCGCAGATGGACGAGGCCGCGACTGTCCAGGAAGCCGGCGGTCTTCGGCCGCAGGCGCAGGGCGCGGTCGCAGTCCTTCAGCGCCTGGTCCAGGTCCCTGCCCAGCAAGGTGCGCGCCCAGCAGCGGTCATTCAGGCCCTCGGACAGCAGGGCTTCGTCGGAATGGGACGGTATCCACAGGTCGTACTGGCCGATCGCGGCGGCCAGCCGATCGGCGGCGTCATAGAGCTGGGCCAGCCTGAGCCGGACATCCGCCTGGTTCGGAACTGCGGCTGCAGCGGCGTCCAGATCCTGGGCCGCGCTGTCCTTGTCATTGCCCTGAAGCTTGAGCTCGGCCCGCGCCACCAGGGTGTCGATATCGCCGGGCTTGAGCTTGAGGGCCGCATCGAAGTCCGACATGGCCAGGAAGGGCTGCTTGTTCTGCCAATGGGCCATGCCGCGCTGGTAGAAATAGCTGGGCTCCTTGGGGTCCATGGCGCAGGCGCGGTCGAAATCGGCGATGGCCTTGACGTATTCGCGGCGCGAGGCCAGGGCCGCCCCGCGGCGGCCGAACCCTGCGGCGTCGGTCGGGTCCGGCCCATCCGGCGCGGCGACCTCCGACTCCTTGATCGTTCCGCTCCGCGCGTCCTGCTCCAGGGTGTGGGCGTCCAGATTGAACACCGGCCCGCCGTTGTAGGTGAAATAGAGCTTGTGCTGGCTGTTGGCGACATAGACGCGGTGCGACTGGAAGAAGTCGGCGCCCAGCAGCATGTCGGATTCCATCAGATCGAAATCGCCGACCCGGATCTTCGTGTTGCGGATCTCCTCGTCGCCGATCTTGATGCTGGCGACGGGGACGATCCAGGTGCGGATCATGCGCCGGCCGATACCCCAAGAAGCGCCGCCAGGCTTCACCGCCGGGTCGTCGAGATTGATGCCGGCGCGTTTTGCTGCGGCACGGGTCATCATCGAGGTTCCAGCGCCGGTGTCGAACTGGACGTGAATTCTGGCCCCGTTCACATAGGCTGAGCCGATGGTGTGGGTGTTGTAGCCTACATTGGTGCCTTCGATCTCCACGGTCGAATAGGCTTTGCCGGGCTCCCAGTAGACCAGGGCGTAACGGCCGCAATCGTGCGCCTCCATCAACCGGACTGCGCCGTGAGCGAAGTCGTATTCGACGTCGGCGATGCCGAGGACGTTGGCGCCCAGCAGGCCAACCGAATCCGCGCCGCCCGAACCGGCCATGACGATGAACTCGCGGTTCTTCAGGTCGACATTGGCCAGGGTGAAGACCTTGACGTGAGTGAGATAGGGCGCGGTCTCTCCGCCCACGCCGGTCACGGTCATGCCGTAGGGCATGGGGAACTTCGGCAGGTTCTGTTCAGACGCGATCGACGGCGAAAGGCTGCTGAAGAAGGCGCCGCTGTCGACCACCATCTGGACGGGGACGCCGTTGATCTTGACCGGGACCATGGGCTGCATGTCCCGCATGGTCACCGGCAGTTCGGCGATGCGGCCGACCTTGCAATCCGCCTGGGCGACGCCGCCCAAAGCCAGGGCCGCAACGAAGCCGCAGACGGCCGCGGCGCCGATCCGAACGCTCATACGCAATCACTCCCCCCGGAGAACAGGCACACCCTGCATGATTAGCCGATGCGCGGCGCCCGTCAAAGTGGCGCTTGTCACAGTGAAGCTTGTTGGGGGACGCGCGACCCCGCGGGCCTGACCGAATTCTTCAGTCTTTTCGCCTAGGTTGCGCCGGCCGAGCATCGTGCAGATCGCCTGAAGATGCCGGCTCAGCCGGAGCCCTGCAAAGCCGATGCGCGCCGTCGTCCTCACCAGCGCCCTCGCAACGATTGCGAGCATGGCCGGCGGCGCCGCCTGCGCGGCCTCGCCCTGGTACGTTTCCGCCGACCTTGGCGCCCAATTCCGCGAAGACGCAGAACTTATCCACGAACCGATCCAGAGGCTGCTGGTCCCGGTCCCGCGCCAGACCGCCAATTCGCCGACACCGGTGGTCGTCTATGTGCCCGAGCTGGTCATGACCAAGAGCGGCGGCGAGCGCGCTTTCGATCCCGGATTGGGCGGCGATCTGGCGGTCGGCTACCGGCTGGGCGCGCGCGTTCGCCTTGAGGCCGAGATCGGCTCGGTCGCCTACCCGATCAAGCGGGAGAGTCTCAGCCTCGGCGGCGCGAACGGCCAGACGGCCTTCAGCCGCCTCTCGGGCGCCCAGGTCAGCGGCGCGTCGATCGGCCTGAACGCCTACTACGATTTCCGCGGGCTGACGCAGAGGTTCACGCCCTATGTCGGCCTGGGCGGCGGCGTCTCGTCGGACCGCACGGGCTCCGGAATCCTCGCCGATGCGAGGGGCCGGCGCTTGCAGGTGGCCGGCGGGGCGGCGACCGACGGCTTCGCCCTGGCCGAGATCGGCCTGAACATGCCGCTGTCGCCGCATTGGTCGATCGCGCCGGCCTATCGCTATGTGCGCGGCCTGGGTAGCGGCGATCGGGCCGGGGCCCTGCATGTCGCCAAGATCGGCGCGCGTTTCACTTTCTAGGATCTAGCTCGCGCTTACGCCATACCGCACCGCCAGCCCGCTCACCGTCGCCTCGAACTCGCGCACCGTATCGCCGATGATCTTCGCCACCGGCTCGACCGAGCCGATCCGCCCGCAGACCTGCCCGGACAACGCGATCGAAGCTTCCATGTCGCCGCCGAAGTAGAGGTCCTTGGCGTTGCGGAATTCGCCCATCACCTCGGGGCCATGGACCTTTTCATAGGCGGTGGTCTTTTCCGTGCGCAGGGCGCGCAGGGCCGGCTTGGAAAACTGGTTCAGGAACACGGTGTCGGTCTCGGCCGCGTTGACGATCGCCTGCTTCCAGTTGTCATGCACGGGCGATTCCGCCGAGGCGACCATGCGGGTGCCCATCTGCACCCCCTCGGCGCCCAGGGCGAAGGCTGCGGCCATGGTGGCTCCGTCGCAGATCCCGCCAGCGGCGATGATCGGCACGTCGACGTGGCTGCGCACCAGGGGCAGCAGCACCATGGACATCACCGGCTGGGGGTTCTTGAAGCCCCCGCCCTCGCCGCCCTCGACGATCAGGCCGTCGACCCCCGCCTCGACCGCCTTCAGCGCGGCCTTCAGGGTCGGAACCACGTGGAACACGGTCAGGCCCGCGGCCTTCAGCTGGCTGCAGTACTTGTTGGGGTCGCCGGCCGAGGTGGTGACGAACTTGACCCCCTGGTCGATGACGAACTGGATGATCGTCTCGTCACGGACGAAGGCGTGGGCGATGTTGACCCCGAACGGCTTGTCGGTCAGCCGCCGCATCTTGGCGATCTCTTCCCTGACCGCGTCGAGTTCGCCGGAGGAGGTCTCGATGATGCCCAGGCCGCCGGCGTTGGACACGGCCGAGGCCAGCTGGGCGCGGGCGATCCAGCCCATCGGCGCCTGGACGATGGGATATTCGACGCCCAGCAGGTCGGTGATGCGGTTCTTGAACTTCACTTTGTCTGGCCTCCGTCGACATTGATCACCGCCCCGGTGAGGAAGGACGCGACGGGGCTCAGCAGGAAGGCGGCGGGGATGCCGATCTCCTCCGGCCGGCCAAAGCGCTTCATCGGCACCTCGCGGTCGATCCAGCGCTTCCAGGCCGCCGCCCTCGGGCCGCTGGACCGCTCCTCCCAGTCGCCGCCGGGAAAGATGATGTTGCCGGGGGCGATGGCGTTGACCCGCACGCCGGTCGGGCCGGCGATCTTGGCCAGCTCCTTGGCCATGTGGTTCATGGCCGCCTTGGCGACACCATAGGTCAGGGGCGTGCCCAGGGCGCCGAGGCCGGCGATGGAGCTGATCAGCAGCAGGGAGCCTTCGCCCCGGCTGGTCATCCGCCGCAGCGCCGAGCGAGACAGGCGAAAGGCGGAATCGAGGTTCTGGTTCAGGCCCGCGTCCCAGATCGCATCGTCGATGTCGAAGCCCGGCGGGCAGGGATGCAGGCCGACATTGGCCACCGCGCCCCAGATCGGCCCGAACTCGGCCTCGGTGCGGGACACCGCGGTCTCGATGACCTCCGGATCGCGCATGTCGCCGGCCATGGTCCAAAGTCGGTCGGCCCCATAGGTCCCGGCCAGGCGCGCGCGCTCGGCCTCCAGCGCCTCGGCGCCGCGGGCGGTCATGGCCAGTTTCGCCCCTTCCGCCAGGCAGGCCTCGACGATGCCCAGCCCGATCCCCCGGCTGGCGCCGGCGATGAAGATCACCCGGTCCTTGAGCTGCAGATCCATGATCCCTCCTCCGCGGCGTGCTTCAAGTGACCGCCGTTCACGACCCCATAGGAGCGGCCTGCAGGGCTTCGCGCCAGAGGGAAAATGGGGTCAGTAGCGAAAAAGGATGGATAGCCCTACATCCCCGCCCTCATCCTGGCCCAGGCCTCGGAGAGGCCCGCCTGGTGCGAGGGGTCGGCGACGGCCATCAGGGCCTCGGCGCGTTCGTCCAGGGCCAGGCCCTTCAACCTCGCCGCGCCATGCTCGGTGATCACGGTGTCGATGTCGGCCCGACTGATCGCCACAGTAGGCGAGGTCAGGCGCGGGACGATGCGGGATATCTTCCCCCCCGCCGCGGTCGAGGCCAGGGCGATGATCGAGATCCCGCCCGGCGAGCGGCCCGCCGCGCGCACGAAGTCAGGCGCCCCGCCGACCCCGCTGACCAGGCGCTCGCCGCGCCACTCGCTGTTGACCTGGCCGAACAGGTCGACCTCCAGCGCGCCGTTGATCGAGGTGAAGCGCTCGACGCCCGCCAGGGAGGCGGCGCCGTGGGTCGTGTGGGTGTCGGCCAACTCCACCAGGTCCAGCTCGGCGAGGTCGCGATAGAGGGCGGCCGAGCCGTAGGCCGCGCCGGTGATGTGCCGTCCGTCTGGGTCCAGCGCCCCGGCGCGGGCCAGGGCGGCATAGCTATCGGTGATCATGCCCGAGCGGATGACGAGGTTGCGGTGACTGGTCAGCCGGGCCAGGGCCGCGGCCGGGGCGCCGCCGATGCCGGTCTGGATCGCGGCGCCGTCGCTGACCAGGCCCGCGATGCGGTCGGCGATGCGCGCGGTCTCCTCGCTGACCGGGCCTTCGCGGCCCTCCACCACCGGGTGATCGATCTCGATCACCACGTCGAAGTCCGCCAGCGGCAGGCGCGGCCCGCGCGGCGGGCGCGGCATGGCGCGGTTGACCAGGGCGACGCGCCGGCGACAGCGGCGGAACGCCAAGGCCGGGAAGTCGGCGCATATGCCGACGCTGGCCAAGCCATCGGCCTCGGGCGCGCAGAGCTGGAACACCCCCACATCGAAGCTGGCCCGCTCGCCGAGGTGGGTGGCGACCTCGGAATAGGCCAGGGGCAACAGCCGCACCCGTCCGGCCTCGAACGAGCCATGCAGGGCCGGCGGCAGCATGAACGCAGTCATGCGCGCCGTGGGGTGCAGGCCGGCGAGGTCGAACTCGTTCATCCCCGGCACCACGCAACTGGTGAAGCGGACGCCGGCGATCCGCTCAGGGTCCGCAGCCAGGGCCTCGCGCAGGATCAGGGCCTCGCCGGTGGCGCCCGGGACATAGACCTCGGCGCCGGGCCGGAATTCGTCGAGCAGGGGTTCGAGGGTCTTGAGGGCGTCGGACATGCGGAATAGTGATGGCTATCTTTATCGTCGCCGCGCCCGCCGCGGCCATCCATGCCGTGCTCCATCGGCGGCGCATTCGCAAGCGGGCCCGTAACGGCAAGCCCGTCGACAAAGTGAGGGGACCATGCCGGCCTGCTACACCGACCGCCTGTCCCTGCGCCCCGGCGAGCGCTTCGCCCTGCACGCCAGCTCGACCTCGTCCACCTGCCGCCTGGAGATGGCCCGGGTCGGCGCCGGGCGCGAGGTGGTGCTGACCCGCGCGGTGGAGGTCGGCGATCATCCGACCCCGGACCATGCCGATCGGAACGGGTGCGGATGGCCGGCCGCCTGCGAGGTCGAGATCGGCGCGGACTGGCGCGCCGGCTATTACGATGTCGCCCTGACAGACGCGGCCGGCGAGACCGCGCACCATTTCGTCTGCGTCAAGCCGGCGGCGGGCGGGCCGCGGGCCAAGGCCGTGCTGGTGCTGGCGACCAACACCCTGCATTCCTACAACTACTGGGGCGGGGCCAGCGCCTATTGCGACGTCGAGGCGCTGATGAGCCGGCGCAAGACCTTGCCCGAGGCCATGGCCGACGCCATCGGCGTGCTCTCGACCCAACGTCCCTTCCCGCCCCTGCTCCTGGCGCCGCCGGAAGACATGCCGCGGCTGGTCAACATGCGAAAGCGTGGCTTCGAGGAGAAGAGCTGGGCCGGCGGCGATCCGGCCTGGTCGCGGGCCCACCGCCAGAGCCCCTATGACGGCTCGGCCGGCTTCCTGAACAAGTGGGAGCACCACTTCGTCCGCTGGGCCGAGGGCGAGGGGATCGATCTCGACTATCTGACCGACTACGACCTGGAGATCGAGCCCGGCGCGCTGGACCCTTACGCCTGCGTGGTCCTGGTCGGGCACAGCGAATACTGGTCCGGCGGGCAGAGGGCGGCGATCGACGCCTTCCTGGACCGCGGCGGCAAGCTGGCGGTCTTTTCCGGCAACACCTGCTTCTGGAAGGTGCGCTGGGAGGACGAGGGCCGCCGCTACGTCTGTCACAAGTGGAAGGGCTTCGAGGCCGACCCCGTCGCCGCGGCCGATCCGGCCCAGGGCACGCATCTCTGGTCCCACCCCGCCTTCGAGCACCCCGAGGCCGCGACCATCGGCCTGTCCTTCGTGTTCGGCGGCTATCACCGGCTGGGCCTCTGCGCCGCGCGGGGCCAGGGCGGCTACACCCTCTATCGCGAGGGCCACTGGGCGCTGGAGGGCTGCGACCTCTACTATGGCGACGTGATCGGCGATGAGCTGCCGCTGATCGGCTACGAGAACGACGGCTGCCCCATCACCTTCGGCGAGGACGGCCTGCCGGCGCCCGTCGCACGGCTGGGCGTGCCGCAGAACCTCGAGATCGTCGCCCTGGCCCCCGCCTCCTTCGCCGAGGCGCCCAGCCCCTATCGCCCGCTGATCCCGCCCGAGCAACTGGACGTGATCGCCGAGATCGCCCACGGCTCGGCCAGCCCGCAGGCCCAGGCCCGCACCCTGCGCGGCCATGCGGTGATGGCCAGCTTTGCGCGCGGCGCCGGCGAGGTGTTCAACGCCGGGACCACCGAATGGGCCTATGGGCTGAAGGCCAACGACCCGTTCGTGACCCGGATCACCCTGAACGTATTGCGACGGTTCGGGGCGGTGTGACCCCTAACCCGCCTTGTCGTGCGCCACCGGGCAGCGCGGCTCGTTCAGCCGCCGCTTGTGGCGGTGGTCGTCGCCGGCGACGTATTCCCCGCCGGCGGTGACGCCGTTCAGGTAGTTGCGCTGCCACTTCTGGCGCACCGCCTCGGGCTCGCCGCGGGCCAGGGCCTGGTTGAACTGGTCGCGCTGGATGTGCCAGCGGGCGAACTCGCGATAGAGCGCCGGATCGTCCTGCAGGCGGCTGACCGTCGGCTGCACCGCCTCGATCGCCACGCTGGGCGCGAGCGTGATGAAGCAGAACGGCTCGTCCTTCTCGAAGCGGACCTCGCCCGGCCGCGTGAAGCGCCAGTTCATGGTGAAGGAGAAGGGCAGCCAGTGGGTCTCGACGATGCCCTCCAGCGGGTGGATGCCGTCCTTGAACCGGTTGGGCACGCCTCGGCACCAGGTGACCCAGCCCGGATCGGTGCGGAACACATAGCCCGGATGGAAGGTCAGCACGCCATGGCCGAACACCGAGGAGGCGCGGTCGAAACCCTTGGCGGGGTCGTCCGGGACGATCGTCACGTCGCCGGGGTCGTCGCCGCCATTCCAGGACGCGGTGAAGCCGGCGGGGTTCAGGATCTCCCAGCCGGTCGCGTTGGCGATGGTCAGGGGCGTGCAGCGATGGGCGAACCGGTCGGAGGTCTCGCTCATCCAGTCGCGCTCGCTGGTCCCGGCCCTCAACCGGGGCGGGTCAGCGATCAGGGCGACGCAATCGAGCCTAGGCCCGGTCATGCCTACCCCTACGGAATGAAAACTTGGACGGTGGCGCTCGCCGAAGTCCAATCAAACCCTTACGCGGCAACGCCTACGCTCCCCATTGCGATTTCAGGCCTAGTTAGGGAGGGAAAGGCCCGATTTCGCCCCCGCCGCTACATTAAATTGACGTAAGGCTCAATTTCGTTTCGCGCCTGGCGCGAGGCTGGGCGCCGGAGCCGCCCAGCCGTGGCCGCCGCGCCACAGTTCTGGGCGTTTCCGCATAGCGGCGTTCACCCCTTCCGCCGCGGGCCGGCGGCGGCGTAACCTTGGGCATGACCGAATCCCTGATCCGCTGCGGCTGGCGCGGCATGGCCGGCGATGCGCTGTACGAGGCCTATCACGACACCGAATGGGGCGTGCCCGAGTGGGACAGCCGCGCCCTGTGGGAAAAGCTGGTGCTGGACGGGTTCCAGGCCGGCCTCGCCTGGATCACGATCCTGCGCAAGCGCGAGGCCTTCCGCGCCGCCTTCGCCGGCTTCGATCCGGAGATCGTGGCCCGCTTTGGCGAGGCGGACCGCGCCCGGCTGATGGCCGATCCCGGCATCGTGCGTTCCAACGCCAAGATCGACGCGGCGATTTCAGGCGCGCGCATCTATCTCGACATGCGCGAGGCGGGCGAGGATTTCTCCGAATTCCTCTGGGGCATGGTCGGCGCGGCCCCGATCCAGAACCGCTTCACCGGCGTCGGCGAGGTGCCGGCCCAGACGCCGCTGGCGCAGGAGATGGCCAAGGCGCTGAAGGCCAAGGGCTTCAAGTTCTGCGGCCCGGTGATCGTCTATGCCTTCATGCAGGCGGTGGGCATGGTCAACGACCACCTGACGGACTGCTTCCGCCATGAGCCCTGTGCGCACCTGGGCCATGAGGGGCGCCGCTGATGGGGCCGGACCTGGCGCTGGAACTGGCCCTGGAGGGCCTGGTCTGCGGGATCGACGAGGCCGGCCGCGGCCCCTGGGCGGGACCGGTGAGCGCGGCGGCGGTGATCTTCGATCCGGCACGGGTGCCCAAGGGTCTGAACGATTCCAAACTCTTGAGCGCCAAGGCGCGCGCGGCCCTGGCGATCGAGATCCGCGAAATGGCGATCGCCTGGTGCGTCGGCCTGGCCAGCGTCGAGGAGATCTTCGCGCTCAACATCCTGCGCGCCACGGGCCTGGCCATGCGGCGGGCGATCGACGGCCTGACCCATGCGCCAGCCTACGCCCTGGTCGACGGCAACTACGCCTTCGAACTGCCGTGCGAGGTCCGCACGGTGGTCGGCGGCGATGGCCTCTCCTGTTCCATCGCCGCAGCTTCGATCCTGGCCAAGACCACGCGGGACGAGATCATGGTGGAGATGGACGGGCTCTATCCCGGCTACGGCTTTGCGGCGCACAAGGGCTATCACGCCCCGGCGCATGTAGAAGCGCTCAAGCGGCTCGGCCCCTCGCCCATCCACCGCATGGGCTGGGCGCCGCTCCGGGCGCTGATGGCCGAGGCCGGCGGGTGACGGCCCCGGCCGCGGACTTGGCGCGGCTGGCGCGCCTGGCGCCCATAGCCCGGCGCGACCTGGCGAGCCGCCTGCGCAGCCTGATCCGCGGCAGCGAAGTCTGGCTGGTGGTGATGGCGGCTCTGGTGGGCATAGCCGCCGGCCTGGCGGTGGCCCTGATCGGCACCCTCTCTGATCACGCCCACCAGATCCTGTTCGGCCTCAAGCACGGCGACCGGGTCAGCGGGGTGCTGCATCTGCACCATGGCCTGTGGGTTCCCGCTGCAGGCGGGCTGGCCCTGGGGCTGCTGACCTGGCTGCGCAACCAGCGCAAGTCGACGCCGACGGTGGACGCGGTCGAGGCCAACGCCCTGCACGGTGGGCGCATGTCGCTGGGGGACAGCCTCTGGGTGACTTTCCAGACCCTATTGTCCAACGGCTGCGGCGCCTCGGTGGGGCTGGAGGCCGGCTACGCCCAGATCGGCGCGGGCCTGGCCTCGCGCCTGGGAATAGCCGCCCGGCTGCGGCGCAACGACCTGCGCACCCTGGTCGGCTGCGGCGCCGCGGGCGCCATCGGGGCGGCGTTCGGCGCGCCCCTGACCGGCGCCTTCTACGCCTTCGAGCTGATCGTCGGGGCCTATTCGATCGGCAATGTCGCCCCCATCCTGGCCGCCAGCCTGTGCGGGGTGCTGACCGCCCGCGCCGTGCGGGCGGTGACCTACCACCTGTCGCTGTCGCCCGCCGCGCCGACCCAGCTGTCCGACTATGTGGTGATGATCGGCTTAGGGATGCTCTGCGCCGGCCTCGGCGTGGTCATCATGCGCGCGGTCTATCTGATGGAGCGGGCCCTGGACGGGCTGAAGCTGCCGACGGTGATCCGGCCGGCCATCGGCGGCGCGGCCATGGGCGGCCTCGCCCTGATCACCCCACAGGTGCTGTCGGCCGGACACGGGGCCCTGCGCATCGATATCCCCGCCCAATTGTCGATCGAGGTGCTGGCCAGCCTGATCGGCCTGAAGATCCTGGCCTCGGTGATCTCGCTGGGCTCGGGCTTTCGCGGGGGGCTGTTCTTCGCCTCGCTGTTCCTGGGCGCCCTGTCCGGCAAGCTGTTCGCCGCAATCTGCGCGGTCGCCGTGCCGAGCCTGCCGGTGGACCCCTCGATCTGCATGCTGGTCGGCATGGCGAGCCTGGCGGTGTCGGTGGTCGGCGGCCCCCTGACCATGTCGTTCCTGGTGCTGGAGACCACGGGAGATTTCCGGGTCACCACGGTGGTCATCGCCGCCTGCATGGTGGCCAGCCTCGTGGTGCGCGAGACCTTCGGCTATTCCTTCTCCACCTGGCGGCTGCACCTGCGCGGCGAAACCATCCGCAGCGCCGTCGACGTCGGCTGGGTCCGCGCCCTGACCGTCGGCAAGATGATGCGGCGCGGGCCGCCGACCGTGGAGGGCCACGTCAAGCTGGAGGAATTCCGCCGCCGCCACCCCCTGGGCTCGAACTCACGGGTGGTGGTGACCGACTCCGACGGGCGCTACCTCGGCATAGCCCTGACCGCCGACGCCTTCGCCTCGGCCGACCACCCGAACGACGACGCGCGCAAGACCGCCGCCGACATCGCCCGCTGGCCGGACCTGCCCCTGTCGCCCGAGATGAACGTCAAGCAGGCCATGACCCAGTTCGAACAGGCCGAGGCCGACGCCCTGGCCGTGGTCGACGACACCCCGGACCGTAAGGTGATCGGCCTCTTGACCGAGAGCTACGCCCTCAGGCGCTATTCCGAGGAGCTGGACAAGGCGCGCCAGGGACTTTCTGGCGGCGCTTAAGCCGGCCTTAACCACGAAGCGTCAAGGGTCCGGGATTCAAGTCCTGGATTCAAAGAGTTGGCGGGCGCGCATGAAGTTCGGACCCGAGACGATCATCGAGGGTGACTGCCTGGAGGCCCTGGCCGGGTTGCCCGACAAGAGCGTCGACCTCGTCTTCGCCGACCCGCCCTATAACCTGCAGCTCGGCGGCGACCTCCTCAGGCCCGACAATTCCAAGGTCGACGCGGTCGACGACCATTGGGACCAGTTCGCCAGCTTCGAGGCCTATGACAGCTTCACCAGAGCCTGGCTGAAGGAATGCCGGCGTGTGCTGAAGGACGACGGCACCATCTGGGTGATCGGCAGCTATCACAACATCTTCCGCGTCGGCGTGGCGGTGCAGGACCTGGGCTTCTGGATCCTGAACGACGTGATCTGGCGCAAGTCCAACCCGATGCCGAACTTCAAGGGCACGCGCTTCACCAATGCGCACGAGACCCTGATCTGGGCGGCCAAGTCGCGCGGCGGCAAGCGCTACACCTTCAATTACGACGCGATGAAGATGGCCAATGACGAGCTGCAGATGCGCTCGGACTGGACCCTGCCGCTGTGCACCGGCGAGGAGCGCATCAAGACCGCCGAGGGCCTGAAGGCGCACCCGACCCAGAAGCCCGAGGCCCTGCTGCACCGGGTGATCCTGGCCGCCTCCAAGCCGGGCGACGTGGTGCTGGACCCCTTCTTCGGCGTCGGCACCACCGGGGCCGCAGCCAAGCGCCTGGGCCGGCATTTCATCGGCATCGAGCGCGAGGCCGACTATGCAGCCCTGGCCCGCCAGCGCATCGCCGCGGTGATCCCGGCCGCGCCCGGCGAGCTGGACGTGATGGGCTCCAAGCGCGCCGAGCCGCGCATCCCCTTCGGCCAGATCGTCGAGGCGGGCCTGCTCCGCCCCGGCGACAAACTCTATTGCCCCAAGGGCGAGCGGGTCGCGCGGGTGCGCGCCGACGGCAGCCTGGTGCTGGGCGAGCTGTCCGGCTCGATCCACAAGGTCGGGGCCATGGCCCAGGCCGC is a genomic window of Phenylobacterium montanum containing:
- a CDS encoding ribonuclease HII, yielding MGPDLALELALEGLVCGIDEAGRGPWAGPVSAAAVIFDPARVPKGLNDSKLLSAKARAALAIEIREMAIAWCVGLASVEEIFALNILRATGLAMRRAIDGLTHAPAYALVDGNYAFELPCEVRTVVGGDGLSCSIAAASILAKTTRDEIMVEMDGLYPGYGFAAHKGYHAPAHVEALKRLGPSPIHRMGWAPLRALMAEAGG
- a CDS encoding chloride channel protein translates to MTAPAADLARLARLAPIARRDLASRLRSLIRGSEVWLVVMAALVGIAAGLAVALIGTLSDHAHQILFGLKHGDRVSGVLHLHHGLWVPAAGGLALGLLTWLRNQRKSTPTVDAVEANALHGGRMSLGDSLWVTFQTLLSNGCGASVGLEAGYAQIGAGLASRLGIAARLRRNDLRTLVGCGAAGAIGAAFGAPLTGAFYAFELIVGAYSIGNVAPILAASLCGVLTARAVRAVTYHLSLSPAAPTQLSDYVVMIGLGMLCAGLGVVIMRAVYLMERALDGLKLPTVIRPAIGGAAMGGLALITPQVLSAGHGALRIDIPAQLSIEVLASLIGLKILASVISLGSGFRGGLFFASLFLGALSGKLFAAICAVAVPSLPVDPSICMLVGMASLAVSVVGGPLTMSFLVLETTGDFRVTTVVIAACMVASLVVRETFGYSFSTWRLHLRGETIRSAVDVGWVRALTVGKMMRRGPPTVEGHVKLEEFRRRHPLGSNSRVVVTDSDGRYLGIALTADAFASADHPNDDARKTAADIARWPDLPLSPEMNVKQAMTQFEQAEADALAVVDDTPDRKVIGLLTESYALRRYSEELDKARQGLSGGA
- a CDS encoding site-specific DNA-methyltransferase, which produces MKFGPETIIEGDCLEALAGLPDKSVDLVFADPPYNLQLGGDLLRPDNSKVDAVDDHWDQFASFEAYDSFTRAWLKECRRVLKDDGTIWVIGSYHNIFRVGVAVQDLGFWILNDVIWRKSNPMPNFKGTRFTNAHETLIWAAKSRGGKRYTFNYDAMKMANDELQMRSDWTLPLCTGEERIKTAEGLKAHPTQKPEALLHRVILAASKPGDVVLDPFFGVGTTGAAAKRLGRHFIGIEREADYAALARQRIAAVIPAAPGELDVMGSKRAEPRIPFGQIVEAGLLRPGDKLYCPKGERVARVRADGSLVLGELSGSIHKVGAMAQAAPACNGWTYWHFRTDRGLAPIDELRAKVRAGLG